A window of Microbispora hainanensis genomic DNA:
CATCCGCAGGTGTTCGGCCCTGCTGCGCGACACCTCGCCCGCCACGACGATCACCAAAATCCAGATGACCAGCCAGACGTGGCCCTCGGAGACGTCCTGCGGTCCGCGAGAGCTGTCGGCCAGCAGCACGATGACGAGGTAGACGGCGGCACCCGCGAATCCGGCGATCCTGTGCTTGGCGGTGATCGCGGTGTAGACGGCCAGGGCGGGTGCGATGGTGAAGGCGCCGGTTCCGAATCCGAGGCCGAAATAGACAAGCGACACCAGCATGGTGAGGACCATCACCAGCGGCGGATATCGGCGTCGCGCCACGAGGAACGCGGCGGCCACCACCAGCAGCAGGTGGCCGACCCAGTCGGGCGGGCCCTGCTCCGCCCGGCCTCCGGCTATGACGCTGGTGAGGACGGTGGAGACGGCGACGGCGAAGGACAAGGCACAGTCGACGACGAACGCCCTGGGCATCCGGCGCAAGCTCTCGCGACCCACTCAATCGACCGTACGACGTCGCAGGCGCGTGCGGATCATCCCGCGGGATTATCCGCCGTACGACTGCCGGACATCGCGGGGGTGCGAAATCCTTCCCCGGGTCGTACGCGCCGGGCGCCCACGGCGCGATGACGGGCATCCGGGCCTGCGGCAGCCTCGTCACCAGGAGGCTTCCCCGCGCAAACCGCGCAAGCCGCGCAAACCGCGCAAACCGCGCAAGCTGTGCCGACTGTGTGACGGCGCCGACTAGGTGACCGTGCCGGAGGGATGATGGATGTGGCGACGATCGCCCGCCTGCAGTTCGCGACCACCGCGTCGATCCACTTCCTTTTCGTCGCGCTGTCGCTCGGCCTCGTCGTTTTCGTGATCGCCATGGAGACCGCGTACGTCGTCACGGGCAACGCGTCGTTCGAGCGTTTGGCGAAGTTCTGGGGCCGGCTGTACGTCGTCAACTACGGAGTGGGCGTCATCGGCGGCATCGTCGTCGAACTTCAATTCGCGCTGAACTGGGGCACCCTGACGAAGGGTTTCGGCGACGCGTTCGGCGGCGCTCTGGCATTGGAGACCCTGACCGCCTTCTTCGTGGAGTCGACGCTTCTCGGCGCCTGGGTTTTCGGCTGGGGCGTGCTCGGCAGGAAAACCCACCTGGTCCTCATCTGGCTGGTGGGGATCTCCGCCTACGCGTCGGCGCTGTGGATTCTCGTCGCCAACGCGTTTCTTCAGCACCCGGTCGGGACGCGGGACGCGGACGGCCGCCCGCTCGCCGGGTTCGGAGAGCTGCTGGGCAACCCCGCCTTGGGGGACGCCTTCCTGCACGTGGTGTTCGCCTCGCTGATCGTCGGCTCGATGTTCGTGGCAGGCGTGAGCGCCTGGCACTTGCTCAGGCGCACCGGCGAGGCGGCGTTCTTCCGGCGTTCGCTGCGGATGGCCGTCGCGGTCCTGCCCGTCGGGACGCTCGCCACCGTTCATTGGGGGATGCTGCAACTCGTCGTCATCGAGGACATCCAGCCGATGAAGCTCGCGGTGCTGGAGGCGATCCGTCCCGGTGACCACGCGCCGCCGGAATGGATCGGCGTCGCCTACCAGGTCATGCTGCGGACCGGATTCGGGCTGGTGCTCCTGTCCGTGGCTCTGGCGGTGTTGCTTTTCCGCGACTGGATCATCCGGCTTCGCGTGCCTCTACGCGTCCTGGTCGCGGCGATCCCGGTTCCGTTCGGGCTGGTCGTGGCCGGTTGGCTGGTGCGCGAGGTGGGCCGCCAGCCCTGGACCGTCTACGGCCTGCTCACCACCGAGCAGGCGGTGACGCCCATGTCGGCGAACGTCGTTCTCACGACCTTCCTGGTGACGGCCGGAGTGATGCTGGTGCTCGCGGTCACCGGCTGCCTGCTGATCGCCCGCTTCGCCCGGCGGGGACCGGAGGACGGCGCGTTCGGCACGCCCCTCGGCCAGGCCGAACCGGCCGGGCCGGTCGGCACCGCCGTGATCTGACATCGTCGAGCATCCGGGAGCA
This region includes:
- a CDS encoding cytochrome ubiquinol oxidase subunit I; protein product: MATIARLQFATTASIHFLFVALSLGLVVFVIAMETAYVVTGNASFERLAKFWGRLYVVNYGVGVIGGIVVELQFALNWGTLTKGFGDAFGGALALETLTAFFVESTLLGAWVFGWGVLGRKTHLVLIWLVGISAYASALWILVANAFLQHPVGTRDADGRPLAGFGELLGNPALGDAFLHVVFASLIVGSMFVAGVSAWHLLRRTGEAAFFRRSLRMAVAVLPVGTLATVHWGMLQLVVIEDIQPMKLAVLEAIRPGDHAPPEWIGVAYQVMLRTGFGLVLLSVALAVLLFRDWIIRLRVPLRVLVAAIPVPFGLVVAGWLVREVGRQPWTVYGLLTTEQAVTPMSANVVLTTFLVTAGVMLVLAVTGCLLIARFARRGPEDGAFGTPLGQAEPAGPVGTAVI